The following proteins come from a genomic window of Fibrobacter sp. UWR4:
- a CDS encoding YggS family pyridoxal phosphate-dependent enzyme encodes MEFTLEEMGGQLAKLETRIAAACEKAGRSRESVLLVWVSKFHPAEAVENAIALGAKVFGENRVQEAESKFSERRMALDGSPVQCHVIGPVQSNKLKKAAIVADCIHSIASMEAVEKLEKVCAALPGDNGKTLEILFQVNAGEEETKSGLDIARADEFLAALEGRNFPHLKFRGLMTIGKNTGVAEDSRECFAFLRNLQQKYLAKGGVFANFDQLSMGMTGDLEVAIEEGSTMIRVGTALFGERDYSKPVNDPV; translated from the coding sequence ATGGAATTTACTCTTGAAGAAATGGGTGGCCAGCTGGCCAAATTGGAAACGAGAATTGCCGCTGCCTGCGAAAAGGCTGGCCGTTCCCGTGAATCTGTGCTTTTGGTTTGGGTGAGCAAGTTTCACCCGGCAGAAGCGGTAGAAAATGCAATTGCCCTGGGCGCAAAGGTCTTTGGTGAAAACCGCGTGCAGGAAGCGGAATCCAAGTTCAGCGAACGTCGCATGGCTCTCGACGGAAGCCCGGTGCAGTGCCATGTCATTGGCCCGGTGCAGAGCAACAAACTGAAGAAGGCCGCCATCGTTGCAGATTGCATTCATTCCATTGCCAGCATGGAAGCCGTTGAAAAACTGGAAAAGGTTTGCGCGGCACTTCCCGGCGACAATGGTAAGACTCTCGAAATTCTCTTCCAGGTGAATGCCGGTGAAGAAGAAACCAAGAGCGGGTTAGATATCGCCCGCGCGGATGAATTTTTGGCGGCATTGGAAGGCCGCAATTTCCCGCACTTGAAATTCCGCGGTCTCATGACCATTGGCAAGAACACTGGCGTTGCAGAAGATTCCCGCGAATGCTTTGCCTTCCTCCGCAATCTCCAGCAGAAGTACTTGGCCAAGGGCGGCGTATTCGCAAACTTCGACCAGCTTTCCATGGGCATGACTGGCGACCTGGAAGTTGCCATCGAAGAAGGCTCCACCATGATCCGCGTGGGCACCGCCCTCTTCGGCGAACGGGACTACAGCAAGCCTGTCAACGATCCTGTTTAA
- a CDS encoding lytic transglycosylase domain-containing protein encodes MKKLLLVIFAILFLCGGVLPAVEDYLDEVANSKVVLTFFGKKDSPEKLKKFITSVNQKLSDADVSRFATYILTYSKQYDVDYKLVAAVIAQESKFKFNAKSRVGALGLMQVMPTTGKNVAQKLKLPHYNLLDAKDNIQIGVKFISMLHKEYHGDINLMLAHYNGGYRQAELYKTFRYFELLRLIAMKYETFDYVKKVKANYRKINREI; translated from the coding sequence TTGAAGAAATTATTACTGGTCATATTCGCGATTCTATTCCTATGCGGGGGCGTTCTCCCCGCAGTGGAAGACTATCTGGATGAAGTCGCAAACAGCAAAGTGGTCCTCACCTTTTTTGGCAAGAAGGATTCCCCCGAAAAGTTAAAAAAGTTCATTACCTCGGTGAATCAGAAATTAAGCGATGCAGACGTGAGCCGTTTTGCTACCTATATCCTGACTTATTCAAAACAATACGACGTGGATTACAAATTGGTGGCCGCCGTCATTGCCCAGGAAAGCAAATTCAAGTTCAACGCCAAAAGTCGCGTGGGGGCGTTAGGGCTTATGCAGGTCATGCCCACCACCGGAAAAAACGTGGCCCAGAAACTGAAGCTTCCCCACTACAACCTATTGGATGCGAAAGACAATATCCAGATCGGGGTCAAGTTCATTTCCATGCTACACAAGGAATACCACGGCGACATCAACCTGATGCTAGCCCACTATAACGGCGGTTACAGACAGGCGGAGCTGTACAAGACCTTCCGTTATTTTGAACTCTTGCGCTTGATCGCAATGAAGTACGAAACCTTTGACTACGTCAAAAAAGTCAAGGCCAATTACCGAAAGATTAATCGAGAGATTTAA
- the lon gene encoding endopeptidase La, producing MILALDVNKTYPLLPLRDAIVFPLTTRRILVGREISLKALEYAEAHGNEIILSAQKNIELEEIANPMLDLYSVGVLARVSNVTPFPNGCVKVVLEGESVVDLRSIVQEKGFLQVTVSERNPRIQLADRCENFELVLNQFKEYSMHRNIADGMVDALFTMDSHLNAFYGMIPFLQVSLDERQTLLEIGNINDLANRLLQVMQMAANNDTLMVKVQQNVRQKMAQQQKEWFISEQIRQLQDELDGENGQSEPDQLLKKIKEKKFAPAIQEKLEEEISRMRMMQPTSPEYAVSRNYLDWFLTLPYNVYTDTVLSMKKVKAELDAKHFGLDKVKDRIMEYIAVLKLTGTERRAPILCLVGPPGVGKTTLVESIAKAMQRNFVRITLGGVRDEAEIRGHRRTYIGAMPGRFIHALKRAKCMNPIILLDEIDKMASDFRGDPASAMLEVLDPEQNHDFTDHFMEVGLDLSRVLFIATANNENQIPEALHDRLEMVRLPGYYPHEKEKIASNYLVPRICERTGVKLGEDIAFSDEIVRKVIRDWTREAGVRELERTLENVVRHRAKDMVMGKKFQKDLTEKTLQEYLGAPRFIGSTLPETGRPGIVTGLAWTSVGGEILPIECMLLSGKGALIMTGKLGDVMKESAQIALSLVRERLQRFGIDPAIVKKTDIHIHVPEGAVPKDGPSAGIALTLCLLSAFTRHPIPTDIAFTGEVSLTGNCLAIGGLNEKALAALQAGVKTLRLPAQNQKDVDELPAPAKKGLKIFTHKHIDEIIKILFRGVKVSPAAAGSSASIKEDDEDEESEKSEKVTAKKPVKKAPAKPARKK from the coding sequence ATGATTTTGGCTCTTGACGTGAATAAGACATACCCGTTGCTCCCTCTGAGGGACGCTATTGTATTTCCGCTGACCACCCGCCGTATTCTGGTAGGTAGGGAAATTTCCCTGAAGGCATTGGAATACGCCGAAGCCCACGGTAACGAAATTATTCTTTCCGCTCAGAAAAATATCGAGCTGGAAGAAATTGCGAACCCCATGCTGGATCTCTATTCCGTGGGTGTCCTTGCCCGCGTCAGCAACGTGACGCCTTTCCCCAATGGTTGCGTAAAGGTGGTTCTGGAAGGTGAATCCGTAGTGGATCTCCGCTCCATCGTCCAGGAAAAGGGCTTTTTGCAGGTTACCGTTTCTGAACGTAATCCCAGGATTCAGCTAGCCGACCGCTGTGAAAATTTTGAACTGGTACTGAACCAGTTTAAGGAATACTCCATGCACCGCAACATCGCGGATGGCATGGTGGACGCCCTCTTTACCATGGATAGCCACCTGAATGCATTCTATGGCATGATTCCGTTCCTTCAGGTTTCCCTGGATGAACGTCAGACTCTTCTGGAAATTGGGAACATTAATGATCTGGCGAATCGCCTTTTGCAGGTGATGCAGATGGCCGCAAACAACGACACCTTGATGGTGAAGGTCCAGCAGAATGTCCGCCAGAAGATGGCCCAGCAGCAGAAGGAATGGTTCATTTCCGAACAGATCCGCCAGCTCCAGGATGAACTGGATGGCGAAAACGGCCAGTCCGAACCGGACCAGCTTTTAAAGAAGATCAAGGAAAAGAAGTTCGCTCCCGCCATCCAGGAAAAGCTGGAAGAAGAAATTTCCCGCATGCGCATGATGCAGCCCACGTCGCCGGAATACGCCGTAAGCCGCAACTATCTGGACTGGTTCCTCACGCTCCCGTACAATGTGTACACCGACACCGTTCTCAGCATGAAGAAGGTGAAGGCCGAGCTGGACGCAAAGCATTTTGGTCTGGACAAGGTGAAGGATCGCATTATGGAATACATCGCCGTTCTGAAGCTTACGGGCACGGAACGTCGCGCTCCCATCCTTTGCCTGGTTGGTCCTCCGGGCGTTGGCAAGACCACTCTGGTGGAATCCATCGCCAAGGCCATGCAGCGCAATTTCGTCCGCATCACCTTGGGTGGCGTTCGTGACGAAGCCGAAATTCGCGGTCATCGCCGTACTTACATCGGTGCCATGCCGGGCCGTTTCATTCACGCCCTGAAGCGCGCCAAGTGCATGAACCCCATTATCCTTCTGGATGAAATCGACAAGATGGCAAGCGACTTCCGTGGAGATCCCGCCAGCGCCATGCTGGAGGTCTTGGACCCGGAACAGAATCACGACTTTACGGACCACTTCATGGAAGTGGGTCTGGACCTGTCCCGCGTGCTGTTCATCGCTACCGCCAATAACGAAAACCAGATTCCCGAAGCTCTCCACGACCGTCTGGAAATGGTGCGCCTGCCGGGCTACTATCCCCACGAAAAGGAAAAGATCGCTTCCAACTATCTGGTGCCCCGCATTTGTGAACGCACCGGCGTGAAGCTGGGCGAAGACATTGCCTTCTCCGACGAAATTGTCCGTAAGGTAATCCGCGACTGGACCCGCGAAGCTGGCGTCCGTGAACTGGAACGTACCTTGGAAAACGTGGTTCGCCATCGCGCGAAAGACATGGTCATGGGCAAGAAGTTCCAGAAGGATCTGACCGAAAAGACTTTGCAGGAATACCTGGGCGCTCCCCGCTTTATCGGTAGCACCCTGCCTGAAACTGGCCGCCCGGGCATCGTGACGGGCCTTGCCTGGACAAGTGTGGGCGGAGAAATCCTTCCCATCGAATGCATGCTACTCTCCGGCAAGGGCGCCCTCATTATGACGGGTAAGCTGGGCGACGTCATGAAGGAATCCGCCCAGATTGCGCTTTCCCTGGTTCGCGAACGTCTGCAGCGCTTTGGCATTGACCCTGCCATCGTGAAGAAGACCGACATTCACATTCACGTACCCGAAGGCGCTGTTCCCAAGGACGGTCCTTCCGCCGGTATCGCCCTCACGCTGTGCCTGCTTTCTGCATTCACCCGCCATCCCATTCCCACAGACATTGCCTTCACTGGCGAAGTAAGCCTTACGGGCAACTGCCTGGCTATCGGTGGCCTCAACGAAAAGGCTCTGGCTGCTCTCCAGGCTGGTGTAAAGACCTTGCGCCTCCCGGCCCAGAACCAGAAGGATGTGGACGAACTCCCGGCACCTGCAAAGAAGGGCCTGAAGATCTTCACCCACAAGCACATCGACGAAATCATCAAGATCCTTTTTAGGGGAGTGAAGGTTTCGCCTGCTGCCGCAGGCTCAAGCGCTAGTATAAAGGAAGACGATGAGGACGAAGAATCCGAAAAGTCCGAGAAGGTTACAGCGAAGAAACCCGTGAAAAAGGCTCCGGCAAAACCTGCTAGGAAAAAGTAG
- the clpX gene encoding ATP-dependent Clp protease ATP-binding subunit ClpX translates to MYRSGKNHPTVSCSFCGKPAEQVEKMITGAGVHICSDCVSMCHRIIEEDRSRRVQEEAAAEVASKPLPLPSQIKDHLDEFVIGQDQAKMALSVAVYNHYKRLRYKQTHNSKNDVEVDKSNLLLVGPTGSGKTLLAQTMARFLDVPFTIADATVLTEAGYVGEDVDSIIVRLLQAADYDVARAERGIIFIDEIDKIARKTANPSITRDVSGEGVQQGLLKLLEGTVAAVPPKGGRKHPEQPLVQVNTRNILFICGGAFETLDKIIARRVNQGGMGFGADIRSSEENSLSELFKVMEPDDLIQFGLIPEIVGRLPIAVALEELDEAALLNILTQPKNALVKQYKRLFEMDGVELEFTDDALKEIVRETMARKTGARGLRSVLEKALQRFMFTVPGSDTKTLSITAEMVREGLKPATAVAAAPKKGRKKAS, encoded by the coding sequence ATGTATCGTAGCGGGAAGAACCACCCCACCGTGTCTTGCAGTTTCTGTGGCAAGCCGGCAGAGCAAGTCGAGAAGATGATCACTGGTGCAGGCGTGCATATTTGCAGCGACTGCGTGTCCATGTGCCATCGCATCATCGAAGAGGATCGTTCCCGTAGAGTACAGGAAGAGGCTGCAGCAGAAGTTGCTTCCAAGCCTCTGCCCCTTCCCAGCCAGATCAAGGACCACCTGGACGAATTCGTCATCGGACAGGACCAGGCCAAGATGGCTCTTTCTGTAGCGGTTTACAACCATTACAAGCGCCTTCGTTACAAACAAACTCACAATTCCAAGAACGATGTGGAAGTGGACAAGTCCAACCTGCTGTTGGTGGGTCCCACCGGTTCCGGCAAGACTTTGCTTGCCCAGACCATGGCCCGTTTCCTGGATGTGCCTTTTACCATTGCCGACGCAACCGTCCTTACGGAAGCAGGCTATGTGGGTGAAGACGTGGATAGCATTATCGTGCGCCTGTTGCAGGCTGCCGATTACGATGTTGCCCGTGCTGAACGTGGCATCATCTTCATTGACGAAATTGATAAGATTGCCCGCAAGACTGCCAACCCTTCCATTACCCGCGACGTGAGTGGTGAAGGTGTTCAGCAGGGCTTGCTGAAGCTTCTTGAAGGTACTGTCGCTGCAGTGCCTCCCAAGGGTGGCCGTAAGCATCCTGAACAGCCCCTGGTGCAGGTGAATACCCGCAATATCCTGTTCATTTGCGGTGGCGCCTTTGAAACTCTGGACAAGATCATTGCCCGCCGTGTAAATCAGGGCGGCATGGGTTTTGGCGCTGACATCCGTAGTTCCGAAGAAAATTCCCTGAGCGAGCTGTTCAAGGTGATGGAACCGGATGATCTGATCCAGTTCGGTCTTATTCCCGAAATCGTCGGCCGCTTGCCTATTGCAGTGGCCCTCGAGGAACTGGACGAAGCAGCACTTTTGAATATTCTGACCCAGCCCAAGAACGCTCTTGTGAAGCAGTACAAGAGACTGTTTGAAATGGATGGAGTGGAACTGGAATTTACTGACGATGCCCTGAAGGAAATTGTTCGCGAGACCATGGCTCGAAAGACGGGTGCCCGCGGCCTTCGTTCCGTATTGGAAAAGGCTCTCCAGAGATTCATGTTCACTGTTCCTGGTTCTGACACCAAGACTCTTTCCATTACTGCCGAAATGGTCCGTGAAGGACTTAAACCGGCAACCGCTGTAGCTGCCGCCCCGAAAAAGGGCCGCAAGAAGGCTTCCTAA
- a CDS encoding ATP-dependent Clp protease proteolytic subunit: MIIPTVIETTGRGERAYDIYSRLLKERIIFLGTPINDEVANNVMAQLIFLEYENPEKDITLYINSPGGYVSAGLAIYDTMQHVRPNIATICIGSCASMAAVLLAAGTKGKRYALPHSRIMLHQPSGAATGQSTDIQITAKEIVRTKDTLAEIVAKHSGKSIEEVRTKTDRDFYMSPEEAKEFGVIDEIFVPRKEGI; the protein is encoded by the coding sequence ATGATCATTCCTACCGTCATCGAGACCACCGGACGCGGTGAACGCGCCTACGACATCTACTCCCGCCTCCTCAAGGAACGCATCATCTTCTTGGGAACTCCCATCAATGATGAAGTGGCCAATAACGTCATGGCCCAGCTGATCTTCCTTGAATACGAGAATCCGGAGAAGGATATCACGCTGTATATCAACAGCCCGGGTGGTTACGTGTCGGCAGGTCTGGCCATTTACGATACCATGCAGCATGTTCGCCCGAACATCGCTACCATCTGTATCGGTAGTTGCGCTTCGATGGCTGCCGTGCTCCTTGCTGCAGGAACCAAGGGCAAGCGTTATGCTCTGCCGCATTCCCGCATCATGCTGCACCAGCCGTCTGGCGCTGCAACCGGTCAGTCTACCGACATCCAGATTACCGCCAAGGAAATTGTCCGCACCAAGGATACCCTGGCCGAAATCGTTGCCAAGCATTCTGGCAAGTCTATTGAAGAAGTCCGTACAAAGACCGACCGCGACTTCTACATGAGCCCCGAAGAAGCCAAGGAATTTGGCGTCATCGATGAAATTTTTGTGCCGCGTAAAGAGGGAATTTAA
- the tig gene encoding trigger factor, translating to MSVEIKETSATLRTLEISIPQADLTAPFEKKVNQYKKQVTLKGFRQGMVPKAMILKQFGESIRHEVVDETINKIVQEELKKANIIPVGQMKVVDFNDDKTADITLKVEVEMDPEIDIKGYADTGITVPAVAVSQEEIDAEYNRLMQMWSKDEHVDRAAAKGDVVVGNYIEVIIDGEKQDLPENKEFRSLLGESASPGFDAGLVDAKAGETKEINFQYPEDHKDERYRGKTAQFKVEVTDVRAIVPPTMDEAFFEQVGVKDVEDLKKNLADGIENQKKDAVKNKAVNEAIDKIIEANPFEVPQARISDLIRWSINRNVQNEKDVIEPTEEQIKALSPEAVREIKKHRILDFIATAEKIKPTQAMVDERLQAMANAYHVDFESLKAHFRQSGRINAMRDELRIQMAADFIVGIRAAAEETK from the coding sequence ATGAGCGTTGAAATCAAAGAAACTAGCGCCACTCTGCGCACCCTCGAAATTTCCATTCCGCAGGCTGACCTGACTGCTCCCTTCGAAAAGAAGGTGAACCAGTACAAGAAGCAGGTTACCCTGAAGGGTTTCCGCCAGGGCATGGTTCCCAAGGCAATGATCCTGAAGCAGTTTGGTGAATCCATCCGTCACGAAGTTGTTGATGAAACCATCAACAAGATCGTCCAGGAAGAACTGAAGAAGGCAAACATCATTCCCGTTGGCCAGATGAAGGTTGTTGACTTCAACGACGACAAGACCGCAGACATCACTCTGAAGGTTGAAGTCGAAATGGATCCGGAAATCGATATCAAGGGCTATGCCGACACCGGTATCACCGTTCCGGCTGTTGCTGTAAGCCAGGAAGAAATCGACGCTGAATACAACCGTCTCATGCAGATGTGGAGCAAGGACGAACATGTGGACCGTGCCGCTGCAAAGGGTGACGTCGTTGTGGGTAACTACATCGAAGTCATTATCGACGGCGAAAAGCAGGACCTTCCGGAAAACAAGGAATTCCGTTCTCTCCTCGGTGAATCCGCTTCTCCGGGATTCGACGCAGGTCTCGTCGACGCTAAGGCTGGCGAAACCAAGGAAATCAACTTCCAGTATCCGGAAGACCACAAGGACGAACGCTATCGCGGTAAGACTGCCCAGTTCAAGGTCGAAGTTACCGACGTTCGCGCCATCGTTCCTCCCACCATGGACGAAGCTTTCTTCGAACAGGTTGGCGTCAAGGATGTGGAAGACCTGAAGAAGAATCTTGCTGATGGCATCGAAAACCAGAAGAAGGACGCTGTCAAGAACAAGGCTGTGAACGAAGCTATCGATAAGATCATCGAAGCTAACCCGTTCGAAGTGCCTCAGGCTCGTATCAGCGACCTGATCCGCTGGTCCATCAACCGTAACGTCCAGAACGAAAAGGACGTTATCGAACCCACCGAAGAACAGATTAAGGCTCTCTCTCCGGAAGCTGTCCGTGAAATCAAGAAGCATCGCATTCTCGACTTCATCGCTACTGCCGAAAAGATCAAGCCGACCCAGGCTATGGTTGACGAACGTCTCCAGGCTATGGCTAACGCATACCATGTGGACTTCGAATCCCTGAAGGCCCACTTCCGTCAGTCCGGCCGCATCAATGCTATGCGCGACGAACTCCGCATCCAGATGGCTGCAGACTTCATCGTTGGCATTCGCGCTGCCGCTGAAGAAACTAAGTAA
- a CDS encoding oligosaccharide flippase family protein, which yields MQALKNIRIGIFISLVNILIQGVSVLVQNIIANNLGIVNFGYFGILQSDYTIFCALADFGMATLILAFFGKRATQGRLFINVLQLRLSMTAMAALVMVAFAFICRWDSPVFYGELILALGLLFQHAFFDWYFICGNFWKKLLISKVLHTISYTTIMGIALWYFHFDSIPAIAGAMVVAALPAFGFGVGQAFTAKVLRIGIHTRRFFALMFKSACPYALSSLASFAYLPVGLYTVASFAPESFLGSYNFAHKLIILASGLMVHFISSSLITLHQTDSKTLHLRDQAVFTLFITAVSSPFWLFPQFTLKLIFFGAPWTAEVLETSCFCLRILAMSLILQATRMGMISTMLKEKRTWTYGIMITAGGVVNIAACLIGAQLLSNRYIPLLTLTGDLLLSLQLAVYFIKNRRFGW from the coding sequence TTGCAAGCGTTAAAGAACATACGAATCGGAATTTTTATTTCACTGGTGAACATCCTCATCCAGGGAGTTTCCGTCCTCGTCCAGAATATTATCGCTAATAATTTGGGAATTGTAAACTTCGGATACTTCGGAATTTTACAAAGTGACTATACCATCTTCTGCGCACTGGCGGATTTCGGCATGGCAACCCTGATTTTGGCCTTTTTTGGGAAGCGGGCAACCCAGGGCAGGTTATTCATAAACGTTCTCCAGTTACGACTTTCCATGACCGCGATGGCAGCCCTGGTAATGGTCGCTTTCGCCTTTATCTGCAGGTGGGACAGTCCCGTATTCTACGGAGAGCTTATCCTTGCCCTAGGATTACTTTTCCAGCACGCCTTCTTTGACTGGTACTTCATCTGCGGCAACTTCTGGAAGAAACTCCTGATCTCGAAAGTTCTTCACACCATCTCCTACACCACCATCATGGGAATCGCCCTCTGGTATTTCCACTTCGATTCCATCCCGGCAATCGCAGGCGCCATGGTGGTAGCGGCTCTCCCCGCATTCGGATTTGGCGTAGGCCAGGCATTTACCGCGAAGGTCCTGCGCATAGGAATTCATACCCGTAGGTTCTTCGCGCTGATGTTCAAGTCCGCATGTCCCTACGCCCTTTCAAGCCTTGCAAGCTTCGCCTATCTGCCGGTAGGTCTCTATACCGTGGCAAGTTTCGCTCCCGAATCTTTCCTCGGCTCCTACAATTTTGCACACAAACTAATCATCCTTGCCTCGGGGCTCATGGTCCACTTCATTTCCAGCAGCCTCATTACCCTGCACCAGACGGACAGCAAGACCCTGCACCTGAGGGACCAGGCCGTCTTCACCCTGTTCATCACCGCAGTTTCCAGCCCCTTCTGGCTGTTCCCGCAGTTCACCCTGAAGCTGATCTTCTTCGGAGCCCCCTGGACCGCCGAAGTACTTGAAACCAGCTGTTTCTGCCTAAGGATCCTGGCGATGTCCCTCATCCTGCAGGCCACCCGCATGGGGATGATCTCCACCATGCTCAAGGAAAAGCGGACCTGGACCTACGGCATCATGATTACCGCAGGTGGCGTCGTGAACATAGCAGCATGTCTCATTGGAGCGCAACTGCTCTCCAATCGTTACATCCCCCTGCTGACCTTGACCGGTGATTTACTGCTGAGCCTGCAGCTGGCCGTCTACTTTATCAAGAACAGGCGCTTCGGCTGGTAA
- a CDS encoding O-antigen polymerase, translating into MFSWIMDYPETAVSVVVTLFCLVRVAWLKRDFFSPISIYCFTQFLTLGIAFLRLDPAMTDFHAKTWMVWILGLVSFCGGCFLVTQYARSKRMSCDLAAPTPPRDYNWNIHLVFSFVAFLLFMVGVFGVVQKTGNLIVFTDHPADWMSKDVDYGYYAILLSSGPLAVLLFGVAAFKKFNDNRLVCNISKFMVVFTILMNLMAYPNRTSLFCNLGFLIIMSNFLYKRISPVIISLALVLAIGSFVAISSLRSQYGGSDIKGKAMDAVMKLPYMYVANNYWNLDYAVNPSNDNEVHPHTYGIDFFAGVFEYARVSGSFRNSFRWDDAFNERIQKVYGFNTVNYLWEVYKDFHLVGCCLFPLLCGMALTLLHLRLCGRFSPRQIALYTLFIYFVGWWFFTAGYKQGLYCIWCLYICIATTICAGRGRLRKDPGEPGKLPAEAPVLDKVDGQLQAQQ; encoded by the coding sequence ATGTTTTCCTGGATAATGGACTATCCGGAAACTGCAGTCTCTGTTGTTGTCACGCTGTTCTGCCTTGTCCGTGTGGCCTGGCTGAAACGCGACTTCTTTAGCCCTATATCCATTTACTGCTTTACCCAGTTTTTGACCCTGGGGATTGCGTTTTTGCGCCTTGACCCTGCCATGACGGACTTTCACGCCAAGACCTGGATGGTCTGGATTCTGGGTCTGGTGTCCTTCTGCGGCGGATGCTTCCTGGTGACCCAGTATGCCCGTTCAAAGAGGATGAGCTGCGATTTGGCGGCTCCCACGCCGCCCAGGGACTACAACTGGAACATTCATCTTGTGTTTTCCTTTGTGGCATTCTTGCTGTTCATGGTGGGCGTCTTTGGCGTGGTTCAGAAGACGGGCAACCTGATCGTGTTTACGGACCATCCTGCGGACTGGATGAGCAAGGATGTGGATTATGGTTATTATGCAATCCTTTTGAGTAGCGGTCCTCTTGCGGTCCTGCTCTTTGGTGTTGCCGCTTTCAAGAAGTTTAACGATAATCGACTTGTTTGCAATATCTCGAAGTTCATGGTGGTATTTACCATTCTCATGAACTTGATGGCCTACCCGAACCGTACATCCCTGTTCTGCAACCTGGGCTTCCTGATCATCATGTCCAACTTTCTGTACAAGCGTATTTCGCCGGTCATCATTTCCCTGGCGTTGGTTCTTGCCATTGGAAGTTTTGTGGCCATCAGTAGCCTGCGTTCCCAATATGGCGGAAGCGATATCAAGGGCAAGGCCATGGATGCCGTGATGAAGTTGCCCTACATGTACGTGGCCAACAATTACTGGAACCTGGATTATGCGGTAAATCCGTCCAATGACAATGAAGTACATCCCCATACCTATGGAATCGATTTCTTTGCCGGCGTGTTTGAGTATGCCCGTGTGAGCGGAAGTTTCAGGAACAGTTTCCGTTGGGACGATGCCTTCAATGAAAGGATCCAGAAGGTGTACGGCTTCAACACGGTGAACTACCTGTGGGAAGTGTACAAGGATTTCCATCTGGTGGGCTGCTGCCTGTTCCCGCTATTGTGCGGCATGGCCCTCACCTTGCTGCACTTGCGACTGTGCGGGAGGTTCAGTCCCCGGCAGATTGCGCTTTATACGCTGTTTATCTATTTCGTGGGATGGTGGTTCTTTACGGCAGGCTACAAGCAGGGACTTTATTGCATCTGGTGCCTGTATATCTGCATTGCCACTACCATATGCGCTGGTCGCGGCCGCCTGAGGAAGGATCCTGGGGAACCGGGAAAGTTACCAGCCGAAGCGCCTGTTCTTGATAAAGTAGACGGCCAGCTGCAGGCTCAGCAGTAA
- a CDS encoding lipopolysaccharide biosynthesis protein, which yields MNTQASAGFIEIILRVMNNCLKRFKLWFFILWLPTIVTFVLVMWVIKPMYAATAVVTPPAASQNTLSGLSSMLGGASGSVSSLLGLGSADDDANAVWTIINSWELHNQVIKEFNLAEHYEFDGDFHADLLKMFRKRFGVEVNKEDMFAVSMEDEDYKLAAKMVSFILEKTDSAFNAFKTSQARQSRMYFQSRLDSCVHVLDSLINDFVKFQEENNIYDPEVQLESTLKYLSSLQSKREEVSMELAFEKADRGDGSRRYDELNKRYKGVNSALNSAVNGKHKDLGLVSLKKSPELGAEYVRRESEIRVQEAMYKLLRQQSEQMRMEEAKMLTNLHVLEPPWENDKKIYPLRGVSLMFAFLVSFIVATIVCNILGFLDDEENRGSETARQWAAFKAHFSRKKG from the coding sequence ATGAATACCCAGGCTTCCGCTGGCTTTATCGAAATCATCCTTCGCGTGATGAACAACTGCTTGAAGCGTTTCAAGCTGTGGTTCTTCATTTTGTGGTTACCGACTATCGTTACTTTTGTGCTGGTCATGTGGGTAATCAAGCCTATGTATGCCGCTACCGCGGTGGTGACTCCTCCGGCCGCATCCCAGAATACGCTTAGTGGCCTTAGCTCCATGCTGGGCGGTGCGTCTGGTAGTGTCAGCTCCCTCCTGGGACTTGGTTCTGCCGATGATGACGCGAATGCCGTGTGGACTATCATCAATTCCTGGGAACTGCATAACCAGGTCATCAAGGAATTTAACCTGGCGGAACATTACGAGTTCGATGGCGACTTCCATGCCGACCTCCTGAAAATGTTCCGCAAGCGTTTTGGCGTGGAAGTGAACAAGGAGGACATGTTTGCGGTCTCCATGGAGGATGAGGACTACAAGCTGGCTGCAAAGATGGTCTCCTTTATCCTGGAAAAGACGGACTCCGCCTTCAATGCCTTCAAGACTTCCCAGGCAAGGCAGTCCCGTATGTACTTCCAGTCCCGTCTGGATTCCTGCGTACATGTTCTGGATTCCCTCATCAATGACTTCGTGAAGTTCCAGGAAGAGAACAACATTTACGATCCGGAAGTCCAGCTGGAATCTACCCTCAAGTACTTGAGCTCCCTGCAGAGCAAGCGTGAGGAAGTATCCATGGAATTGGCCTTTGAAAAGGCTGACCGCGGTGATGGTAGCAGACGCTATGATGAATTGAATAAGCGCTACAAGGGTGTAAATTCCGCATTGAATAGCGCCGTTAACGGAAAGCACAAGGACCTGGGTCTTGTTTCCCTGAAGAAGTCTCCGGAACTTGGCGCCGAATACGTCCGTCGTGAATCTGAAATTCGCGTGCAGGAAGCCATGTACAAGCTGCTTCGCCAGCAGAGCGAGCAGATGCGTATGGAAGAAGCGAAGATGCTGACCAATCTTCATGTGCTGGAACCGCCTTGGGAAAACGACAAGAAGATTTATCCTCTCCGTGGGGTGTCGCTGATGTTCGCCTTCCTGGTATCGTTCATTGTCGCAACCATTGTCTGCAACATCCTGGGATTCCTGGACGACGAGGAAAATCGCGGTTCCGAGACTGCTAGGCAGTGGGCTGCCTTCAAGGCTCATTTCTCCAGAAAGAAGGGATAG